The Leptolyngbya sp. 'hensonii' genome includes the window GACAACCTCCTCGACTGATCCAATCCCATGGGCTTTCTCCCATCTGGATGGTGTTGCAAGACTATCCCCTGTATTCTGAGTGCTGTAGGTTTAGATGGAACGAGCAGGTCTTCCAAGCTTGATGTATCGATCGCTTCTCCCCCTTGCAGGGTTTGTTGTTGTTGCTAGTTTGGCCCTGAAGCCTTCACCCGCTTGCAGCCAACCCCTGTCCGATGCTGTCACGGATCAGCCAAAACGATCTGAGCTGACACCTGCCTCCGTCGGTCTTTCCCCGATGCAGCGGGAAGATCTGGACTTGCAGCCGGAGATCATCGAGAGTAGCCCGGTGTTGCGACGCTGGCGGGAGAAAATACCGGATGTGATGGAAGAAATTGCCCATCAACCCAGTTTTCGGACGCGCCTGAGGGTGGGGTATAGTCAATATCCTTCGACCAACCAATTGGGAGGGCTGACCCTGGGGGTTGAAGATGTGTTTCTCGGGCAGACACCCTTGACCTTGAGTGCGGATTATCAGACCAACTTTGATGGGCGCGGACAGCAGCCAGGTTCGAACGATCGATCCGCCTGGGGCGCTAATCTAAAGACCTATCTCCTGCCCCTGGGCAATAGGATTAACCTTGCGCCAGTCCTGGGGTATCGCCATCTGGAAACCAATCTTTACGTTACTGAAGGATTGGATGTAGGGTTCAGGCTGCTCCTGGTCTTATCCCGTGGCGGTGGGGCTGATATTAGCCTGACGCAAACTTGGGTGGCTCCAGGGAGTGACAATGAAGTTGGGGTATTGACCTTCTCGGTGGGGTATGCCCTGACCCATAACCTGCGGATTTCAACCGACATCCAGCAACAGAATTCTCGTCAACGGCAAGATAGTCGGGTCGGAATTCTTCTGGAGTGGATGCTGTGAGTGGCTATCTCACCAGGCAAGCGGCTTCATGTTCTACCCGAAATACAGTGGCATACAGATTGGCGGTGATTTGCTTACCTTCTTGAGTCAGGTCTAGGTAGTGGAGGGCTGGCTGGATATAAGGATAAACCACATTCCAGTAAAAGCTGGGGTACCCCCGACGCAGATCGCCGGGGGTGCGATATCCCAGATCTTGATTGACTCCGGTTTCTTCAAATTCATAGAACAGGGCGCTCACTTTCTGTAAGTACCGGGGATCACTCAGTTGACCAATTAAATCGGCAGCCCGCACCAGCCCAGGATAACCAGTTGTATCTCGGTGATCGGCATCGGAAGGGACGGGAAAGCGGGTGAGCTCAATGTTGCGCTGGATGCATTTTGCATCAATCAAGCGATGCCCTGCGAAACGCTCCTCGATGAACAATTTGCCCCGATCGACATGATAGGGAGTCAAACTGGCGTCCGTGGCCCCAGAGGGTAGAGCGATGTGGGTGTTATCGATACCGGTTGCATAGAGTCCCTGAGCGATCGAGTCATGGCGACAGACCCCTTTTACATACCCAATGTCGTGGCAAAGCAGGGAAAGAATGGTGTGCAACCAGTCTCCACAACAAACCCCACCTTCATAAATGTGCTTGCCCCGTAAAATCTCCTGCCCGACCAAGGTCACCAAGAGGGTATGTTCTACGTTGTGGTAAAGAGCATCACTATTGGCAATATTTTCCAGGGCCATATTACCGGCCCAACCAATAATTTCTGCATGATCAGGCTGGAGGCTACCGTAGGTTCTTTGGTAGCCCGTCTGTAGACAGGTGACAAAAGTATCAATCACGACATTTGTGGGGTTCAACATGGGGCTTGCTCCAGTGACGTTGACTTGCCTGTAGATTGCTGGAGCCTCAATTTCTATGAGTGTCATCTCTGTTATAGAAGATGCCAGCAATATGAATGGGAGGCTTGAAATTTAAGGATGGAGAAATTTCCTGACAAGAAAAATCAGGTTTTTCTCAAAGGCTTGCAATTATAAGAAGTCATGCTCAGAACATTTATATCTTCATTCTTAATGATATTTGAGTCAAAATTAACCAGGAAATCTCATAAGTTTTTGATTTTGATTGTTTAAATATTTGAGCCAGTAGATCATTAATTGAAATTCATGAAAACCCAGTTAATCCCAGATAAATCAAGGCTTGATCTGGATCACAGCCTTCAGTTCTTTAAATCACAAATGCTTTATCCTCCTATGTTATGACTGATATATAAGTTGTGATTTCCCAGGAAAAGTCATTTTGAAATCACTCATAAACAGAGTAGAGTTAATCTGTGGCAGCACAAGATTATGAACAGTGAACAGGCATTGGAATTTGCAGATCAACTCCTCTATGAAAAAGCAGGAAAATATTTGAGTGACTTAGAAAGAGAGGTTTTCCTCGGTTCCTGGCAAGGAAAAACCTATGAGGAAATCTATCCGATTAATCCTCAATATATTGAAAAAGATCTGGGCTATAAATTATGGAAAAAGCTATCGGGAGTCTGTGGCGAAAAAGTCACTAAAAAGACGCTTCAGGGTGTGATAGAACGATCTGCAAAACGGTTGATGGGGGATGCCCAAATATCTGGTGGGAGATCGTTGTCCATCTCAGCACCGGTAGTAAAGGCGACGGTTCGATTTCTGGTACTGAGTCCAACTCAAGAGGTGAACTCAGGTTTGGCTCAACTGCTTTGTCAGGCCGTCAATGCGATGGGGGCGGATGCGATCGTGCTCCCTGAGTTGTGGTCCTCCGATAGAAATAGGGTCGCTGTCAACACTCGCATGGAAGCTTCTGACTATTTACTGGTGTTGCTGCCCCCGACAGCCGTGGCGTCTGAGGGTGACGCTGACGAATTTGCAGATCAACCGTTCTATGATGGATCTGCGGTTTAGAATTTCCTGCAGAGACAGTTATGGAAATGGCTCAAATCAGGCTAGAGGCTGTAGATCTGGCCTTTTCAGCCCTCTCCAAGGCTCCAAATCCGAAAAAAGAATCGGGGAGTGATCAGGGTTCCGCCCTGTTGCTTCAGGGGATTTCGTGCCAGATCTTTCGAGGCGATCGGATTGCCATTGTGGGGCCATCTGGGAGTGGCAAAACGGTCCTGTTGAAATTGCTGAATCGTCTGATTGATCCGACCAGAGGCCAGATTTACCTGGAGGGGCAGAAATTTCAAAGGATTCCGGTGATTCAGTTGCGCCAGCAGATCCTGTTGGTGCCTCAGGAAAGTCGGCTGCTGGACATGACTGTGCGAGAAGCGCTGCTGTATCCGCTCAAATTGCGTCACCTCACAACCCCTGAGATGGGCGATCGTCTGGGGCAATGGACAGAGCAGCTCCAAATCCCAACGGATTGGCTGGATAAAACCGAATTGCAACTTTCGGTGGGGCAGCGACAATGGGTTGCGATCGCCCGGGCTCTGGTGGCCCAACCCCCTGTGTTGCTCCTGGATGAACCTACGTCAGCGTTGGATGCCGGAAAGACTGTGCGCCTGTTAGAGGTCTTGAGTCGTCTGACTGCGAATGCGCCAAGTACCATTCTCATGGTTAATCACCAACTTGAGGTCGCAGAACAATTTGCCGATCGGGTGTTTCACTTGAACCATGGTTTTCTGGCCCAGGATGCGCTGGTTAGAGACATCAGTTGGTCAAAATTGCGGGACGCGATCGTCCAGGCGGAGACATCCGCTGCCCAGGATTGGGAATAACCCTGACCCGAATTTTCAAACACCCGCTTACAGCCTGTGGGTTGTTTCGGCAGTAATGCGGCTTGACCCACGACCATTCAGTTTCTTGGCGCTGGAATGATCCAGGGGCTTACTGGCTTGAGCATCCAGCATTTCCAGATTGAGGCGATAGCCGACATTGCGAATCGTTTGAATTAAATTGGGCTGGCGCGGATCAGTCTCTACTTTCTTCCGCAGCGACAAAACGTGGGTATCCACCGTGCGAGGATTGTCAATCATATCAGGCCAGGCCCTGCGCAAGAGTTCGGAGCGACTGAGAGCCGATCCCCCTGCCTGAGCCAGAACATAGAGCAGACTAAACTCCTGGGGGGTTAGATCAATCAGGTCGCCCTTAAAGCGAACCCGTCGCTGCACCAGATCAATTTTTAATTCGCCCAAATCGAGCATCGCAGGAGCGAGCACCGAACGGTTCCGTCGGGTCAGGGCTTCAACCCGAGCCAGAAATTCCTGCATACCAAAAGGCTTGGTCAGGTAATCATCTGCCCCTGCTTTCAGCCCCTGCACAATATCTGCTTCACTATTCCGAGCTGACAGCATCAGAATCAAAGACTGTTGCTGCTGCTGAATCCACCGGCAGAACTCCAGACCATCACCGCCAGGTAGTTCAGAATCCAAAATCACAACTACCGGTTGTCGAGTCAGGAATGTTTCCCTGGCTTGATGAATATCAGCAGACTGATGAACCCAATAGCCTGCCTGTTGCAAGTGCCAACCCAGTAGCGATCGCAGGTGAGGATTGCCTTCAATAATTTGAATACAGACTGACCCCACTGCGGCATGCTCTCCTTTAATCAGTGAATCCAAACTTAACAGAGCATGTAATGTCGATTTGTAACGCTTGCTACCCTGGACTGACAGGTTCTGCGGAAATTTCCCGAACTAGAACAAAAACTATTTTACACTTCTTATAAAATCTTGACTAAGATGTGGTTCTGTAAAAAACAATGGGTTAATTAAAGATAAAATAAGAGTGAGTTCTCTACTCATTTTCCTTTAAGAGCTTCCCTTAACCCTTTATGCTGCAGGATACTCAAGCTATCCGCTACTACCAAAGGCTAACCGACGCCCTTACTGATCTCTGGAATCGGGGCTATCGCTATGATGACTTGCGTCTGTTCAAAGATGGCTATCTTTCAGCCATGAGACACACGGGCGTGATTGAACCCTACCAAATTAACCGTCTGGAAGAGGAAGTCCTGCGATATATCCATGATCCGTCCAACTTCGAAATGACTCAATCTGAGCCGGATTACCATTAAGGGACTTCAGTATAAACTCGCTCCAACTGCTAAAATAGAGGTTTAAAAACTGTCTGGTGGCGAAAACTGTAACTTCGTAACCTCAACCTATCCCTCCGCTTGCAACCGTCTCTACTGTTACAAGCACTAAATTTTGCAACATGGGGGTTTTGAGGCTTGCGCTTCCAAGAGTGGTTTTCACCCCCTCCAAAACTTTTAATTTGGTCTACTAAGTAGTCAGTCAATCATTGATTGACGGGCAATCAAAATCCAGGTTGTTGATTGGGGTTAAATTTTGACGGGTCGAAGACCCGTCAAAATTTTCCTGGCGGAACACTAGCCTAAGAATTGGGGATGACGAAGTACAATGCCATACCTCATCGTTCCGCCAAAATCCGTTGAAGAGCCTGGGTTCAGGAAGCGAGAGCGACCTCTAACACTTCCTGTAACTCTCCTTTCTGGTAAAGCTCAATCAGGATGTCGGAACCCCCGACGAACTCTCCATTGATATAAACCTGGGGAATGGTAGGCCAATTCGAGTATTCCTTGATGCCCTGGCGCAATTCATAATCTTCCAGGATGTCGATCGTTTCGTAGGGCACTCCCATGGTGTTGAGAATTTGAACCACATTATTGGAGAACCCACATTGGGGCATTAACTTGGAACCCTTCATGAAGACCAGAATTTTATTCTGCTGGACCAGGGTATCAATCCGTTCTTTCAGCTCTGGAGTCATAACCTTTTCCTGAATCACGCTACTTGATGAGTACCACAATCTCTAATGGCCTGCCACTACCAGGATAAGGGGAGCAGGCGATGCAATCTGTATCGCCCTGACCAGGTCATCCTGCCTCAGCCCCCCTGTACAGCCGCTTCCCAGCGTTGAGGGGTATAGGTTTTGAGGGATAGGGCATGAATGGCTTCAGAAGAAACTGCCTGTTGCAGGGCAGCATAGACGAGCTGGTGTTGCTGCACCAGACCTTTACCTTCGAAGAGAGGGGAGACAATGGTGACCTGGAAGTGATCCCCACCCCCAGTTAGATCTTGAATCGTGACCTGGGCATCAGGAATGCTGGCCTTAATCATGGCTTCTACTTGATCTGGACTAACCATCGATCGTCCTCTCGATTAGTTAAGACTATTACTGGACTGGGTCAACTACTTCAAGGTTGTCGGAGAGGGAGCGGGCTGACTACCCTGATTAGAGGGGAAAGGAGCCTCAACAAATCCCAGTTCCAGCAACTGTTGATAGGATTTTTTGCCCAACTCACGGGTTGGTTGCTGACTTCGAATAATTTGAATCAACAAGGGGACGGCGAGTTCGGGTTGGTTTTGGGCGCGATGAACCAGGGCCAATTGATAAGTAGCCTGATCTCTCATCTGGGCGGTTTCCAGGGCTTTACGTCGTTGAACATCCGCGATCCGATTGTCGATGCCTGAGAAGCTGGCAGCCAGATCCTGATAAAAATTGGAAAGCTGATTAAAGACCTGACGCGCTTCTTGCAGTTTTTTCACAGCAAGGTCGTAGTTTTGAGCCGAGACGGCCTTGTCGGCCTCGGTGAGTAACCGCTGACCCCCCTGGATGCTCAGAAGACCTGAATCCTGAGTTAGAACGACATCATCTGGCTTGACTGGTGATGGGTTGCCTGGAGCAGATGGCTTGGCTGAGGAACCTGGTGTCTGAGCAAGACCAGGACTCGATGAGCCCAGAGCCAGTGCAAAAACCAGGGGTAAACCTCCTGCCAAAGTCAGAAGGCGGCTAACCGGGGGCAACATCATGATAATTAACTCTTCCTTGCTCGAAACAATCGGCTCTCTATCTTAAGATATATTACCTCATCCCATGGTGGTTTTCATGGGAAGCCGCTAACGCCTTGAGTGCCGCTTCCAGGTCATCCGTCAGCTTTTGAGCACTCTGCTTCACCGAGCCTTGACAGTAATCGGGCACGGATAAGGGATGACCGATTGCAATTTGAATTCGAGTGCGCCATTTGGGGATTAGATCGCTGTAATGGACACTAATGGGGACAATTTTAATCCCCAGTCCCGGTTTTCCCTGTTCTGCTTGCAGGGCCAGACGAGCCATGCCGGGTTTGAGGGGATGAATGTGACGATCGTGAAAAATCCCCCCTTCCGGGAAAATCACCAGCATTTCCCCAGCCTGTAAAACTTCAACCCCATGGCGCAGGCTGGCAACTCTGGGATGTTCCGTATCGACAGGAAAACCTCCCAGACGGCGAATAAACCAGCCCTGAATGCCTTTCACCTCATTGGCGGAAACCATAAACCGGGGATGACGGCCTGTGACCCGTAGGCCAGTCGTGTAGGGGACTGTGATGGCATCCCAACGGGAGCGATGAGTCGGAGCCAAGATCACCGGTCCTTGCGGGGGCAGATGTTCCTGACCCGTGACCTTGAGGCCCCCAAAGTAGATGGGTAAGACGATCCATTGACCCAGGGTGTAGACCAGTGGGGTCAGCCAGGCAGAATGACCGGAGGTCATAGGCAGCCCCTTGGCTGGCTCTATCAGGGGGGATAAGGCCAAGCGGGACGGAAATTTTGGGGTAGATGGAACCGTGTGCAGGGCATCCAGACCAGACGATCGAGAAGCCAGTGGTAGAGGATTGCGATCAGGAGAATAGAACGTTGTCATGGAACACTACAACACGAAAAAACTGCAATAAACCCTTCTTCAACGTCTAACGTAAATTTTTTTCTCACACTTGTCTTCTATCTCAGGGACACTTCTAACAGTGGCATGGCTACAAACCTCTTGCTACACGACGCTCTTGCCGCCGAACTGCGAACCAGTCCTGTAATTGATGGCGACAAATCGGTTCCAGAATACCGTTTAAGACCCGGAGACGATGGTAAGAACAGCTACTTTCCGGTAGGTTTAAGACAGTTTGAACAGCACCAGTCTTGGGATCGGCTGCACCATAGACTAGAAGCCCCAGTCGGGCCAGCAAGATTGCCCCTGTACACATGGGACAGGGCTCCAGGGTGACATAAAGCGTACATTCATTCAAATGCCAGTTTTGCAGAGCCTGACCAGCTGCCCGCAGGGCCAGAATCTCTGCGTGGGCGGTTGGGTCCCGATCCCGTTCGCGCCGATTGCCTGCTTCGGCTAAAAGATGGCCGTCTGGCCCGACGATGACGGCCCCTACAGGAACTTCTCCAACTGCCCCAGCTGCCTCAGCAACTGCCAAGGCGCGCCTCATCCAGTGGTTGTGAATGGGAGAGGGCGACTTATCCGGCTCAGGGGGGGGACTCTCCAACACCACTAGTTTCTCCTGATTGGGTTACCCAGCGGATGGCATCGGTTGTGCCAGCAGGGGATCGAGTTTCCCCTGTCGGTCCAGTTCATACAGCTCTGTGCAGCCACCGATTAGCTGGTTGTTAATAAAAATTTGGGGAACGGTACGGTTGCCGTTGGCCCGCTGAGCCATGGCAACTCGGGCTGCTCCGTTGCCATCGATTTTGTATTCTGTAAAATTTACCCCTTTCCACCAGAGCAACAACTTAGCCCGCATGCAAAAGGGACAGGTCTGCCAGGTGTAAATTTCCACACTGGCTTGAATGGCTTCTGGATGACGATGGAGGAAGGAATTGAGGATCTTCAGCATCCTGATCACCTGCTATGGCGTTTCCATAGATTTTGATTGGGTCTGCTTGGGAATGGGTGCTTATCCCAAGTATGGGCTTGTTAATGATGCAATCCCTATTTTACCGATTTCCTGGATATTCACCCAGGTATGGGCCAGGAAGGCTAATACCAGCGTTCCGGTGAGGCCGATCGCCAGGGATAGGCTCAAGAGTTTCAAACGCCCCAGCATGCCCCTCAGAGAAACGGAATTCAGGGAGCTATCCCTTGTTTCCAGGGGCTGATAGGGCATGATCCATAGCAGCAAACTGCCCAGGGCCATGAACCAGCCCAGAATCGCTGCGATCCCCCCGATCCCCATGATGATGCACCCTACCCAGACGTTCATAATCCCCATCCTTACCTGCTCTCTGGACCCATCGCAAAACTTAACACAGTCAAAGCGAAGATTGATGGCTCATCAGATCCCCGCCCTTTGGTAGACTTGGACATTGGGGTTAGTAATTACAACCACATTAAGAATTATTCAGTTGGGAGGGCAGACTCGGTGGAGAATACGCTCGGTTTAGAGATTATTGAAGTAGTAGAGCAAGCCGCGATCGCTTCGGCCCGGTGGATGGGTAAAGGTGAAAAGAATATTGCCGATCAGGTCGCTGTAGAAGCGATGCGTGAGCGGATGAATAAGATTTACATGCGCGGTCGGATTGTGATTGGGGAAGGGGAGCGGGATGATGCCCCCATGCTCTACATCGGCGAGGAAGTTGGGATTTGTACCCAGCCAGATGCCAAGACCTACTGCAACCCCGATGAGCTGATTGAAATTGATATTGCCGTTGACCCCTGTGAAGGGACCAATCTGGTTGCCTATGGGCAAAATGGCTCTATGGCAGTGCTGGCCATTTCTGAGAAGGGTGGTCTGTTCGCAGCCCCCGACTTTTACATGAAAAAATTGGCTGCTCCACCGGCTGCCAAGGGCAAAGTCGATATCAACAAGTCTGCGACTGAGAACCTGAAGATCATGTCCGAATGTATGGATCGGGCGATCGAAGAACTGGTCGTTGTTGTGATGGACCGGCCCCGTCACAAGGATCTGATTCAGGAAATTCGCGATGCGGGTGCCCGTGTTCGTCTGATCAGTGATGGAGACGTTTCGGCTGCGATCTGCTGTGCTTTTGCTGGAACCAATATCCATGCGCTGATGGGAATCGGTGCAGCTCCAGAAGGCGTGATCTCGGCAGCGGCAATGCGTTGTCTGGGGGGGCATTTCCAGGGGCAGCTCATCTACGATCCGGAGATCGTCAAGACGGGTCTGATTGGGGAAAGCAAAGAGAGCAATATTGCTCGTCTCAAGGAGATGGGGATCGACGATCCCGATCGGGTATACAACGACAATGAGTTGGCTTCTGGGCAAACAGTGCTGTTTGCAGCCTGTGGGATCACCCCCGGAACCCTGATGGAAGGGGTGCGGTTCTTCCATGGTGGTGCGCGGACCCAAAGTCTGGTTATCTCCAGTCAATCCAAAACGGCTCGGTTTGTGGACACCATCCACATGGTGGAAACCCAACCCAAATCTATTCAGTTGAGATAGGGGTTATAGCTGACGGTTTACCACTGGTTATGGGTTATGGGCGGACCTTATTATAGGTCTGGCCTTAGCATGACCCATGACCAGTGCCTGATGGTCAATAGGTTGTAACGGATGATCTCGACCTCAATTTAATTAGCACTGATTTTAAGAAAAGCCTGTCGTTAACCCAGCCAGAAAACATGTATATCGCAGTTGTCGGCCTCAGTCATAAAACCGCTCCAGTGGAAGTCCGGGAGAAGCTCAGTATTCCGGAGCACCAGGGAGAACCTGCAATGACCCGCTTGAAAGCCTGTGCCCATGTGGAAGAGGTGGCAATTCTCAGTACCTGTAACCGGATGGAATTATATGTCGTCACGAATGACACGGAGTTGGGCGTTCGGGAAGTGACCCAATTCCTGGCCGACTATAGCAAACTCCCTCTAGCGTATCTGCGGCCCTATTTGTTTGTGCTTTTGCACCAGGATGCCGTGATGCACCTGATGCGAGTCTCTGCAGGTCTGGACAGTCTGGTTTTGGGTGAGGGCCAGATTCTGGCTCAGGTCAAGCAGGCTCACAAATTAGGGCAGCAGTATGGTGGCGTGGGGCGACTACTGAATCAACTGCTAAAGCAGGCGATCTCAGCAGGTAAGCGGGTTCGGACAGAAACCAGCATTGGAACGGGGGCTGTTTCTATTAGTTCTGCAGCGGTTGAACTGGCTCAGATGAAGATTCCCCATCTTCCCACCAGTCGCGTCACGATCGTGGGGGCGGGTAAAATGTCTCGTCTGCTGGTGCAACATTTGCTGGCTAAGGGGGCTGGGCATATCTCAGTGTGTAATCGCTCGATGGAGCGGGCTGAGGAACTGGCTTCCCAATTCAAAGAAGCCCGACTGCAGCTTTTTCCGCTGGATGAAATGATGCCCTTGATTGCCAGTTCAGATTTAGTCTTTACCAGCACGGCTGCAACGGAACCTATTTTGAACCGAGGCAAGCTAGAGGCGGAATGTTCTCCTCACCGGTCTTTGATGCTGATTGACATTGCCGTGCCCCGCAATATTCATGCAGATGTGAATGAACTGGCCCATGTCCAGGCTTTTAATGTGGATGATTTGAAAGCAGTGGTGGCCCAGAACCAGGAAAGTCGGCGGGCGATGGCGATGGAGGCCGAGGCTTTGCTGGAGGAAGAATTAGAAGCTTTTGACATTTGGTGGCGATCGCTGGAAACAGTTTCTACCATTAGTAGCCTGCGGGAAAAGGTGGAAACTATCCGGGCTCAAGAACTGGAAAAAGCGCTCTCCCGTCTGGGCTCAGAATTTGGAGAAAAGCACCAGGAAATTATTGAGGCCCTCACGAAAGGGATTGTGAACAAGATCCTGCATGACCCGATGGTGCAACTGCGGGCCCAACAGGATATTGAAACCCGACGCATGGCCATGCAATCCCTGCGGATGCTGTTTAATCTGGAAGTCGAATCCCCGATCGGGTAAGTCATTTTGATCAACTGACCAAGGTCAGCAGGCAGAGCAGGAGTGCTTCTGTCCACTCCACTACGGCTCCATAGGTGTCTCCGGTGTGGCCACCCAGTTTGTGGTTAAACCAGGCTCCGCTCAGGAGGGCGATCGTGCTACCCCCGATGGCCAGAGTGATTAGAAAAGGCCAGAGCGGTTGAGGGCTGATTAAGGGCACCAGGGTGAGAATCAGTAATAAGACCAGGCTGGGTCCTGTATGCCAGAGGGATGGCAGGGCTACTTTGTGAAAGGCCCCCTTGCCAGTGGGCTTGAGGTAGGGGTAAGCCGCGATCGCCACCTGCTGCCCCCAGCGACTCCATCCTGCGGCTCCCAGGAGGGCCAGCCAGCGGTAGGGGGTTCCCAGATCAGACAGAGCCGCCACCTTGAGCAGCAGAATTGCAGCGGCACTCATGACCCCGAAAGCCCCGGCAGCGCTGTCAGCCATGACCTCTAAACGACGCTCTGGATTTTGGACTGCCAGCCCATCGGCTGTATCCATCGCTCCATCCAGGTGCAGTCCGCCAGTCAGGGCAATCCAGAGCACGACCACTAGAGCCGAACGAGTCATGATGGGAACTGCCAGACTCTGCAGGCCCCAATCCATGAGGCTCAGGATGAACCCAAGGATCAGCCCCACGATGGGGGCTAACCGGGCAACGTTCTGAAAATCCAGATTGAAAGCAGACGGAATAGGCAAACTGGTGTAAAAGGCGATCGCTGCTCCAGTTTGTTGAATTGCTTTAACGAAATAATTAAGGGCCAAAGTTAAGTAATTTCCACCTTCAATTTTTTCAGTCACTCTGGAAAAGCTTTGACCTGCCGGGTTCAAAGATGGGGGCTGAGGAGGTAGTCCATTCCCTGGGTGGGAAGATTACTGCTTTCCCTCTGCAGACAAGATCCAGGGGGAGGGGATCTACTGGAGGAAGAACAAGTTCCGTAAATTTCTGGAGTGAGTCGGCCAGAACTCCTGGGTTAGAATGATCCTGTTACGGATTAGTATTAAGATATAAGGTTTTTCCTTCTGTTTTAGACAACAGTCTAATCGCACTAATCGCAAAGGTTCCCAGGTTGTTGATAGCAGATTAACATCGACGTTTCGGAGATTTGCCGATCGTAATCTGCGGTGATAATTGCTGAGTCCAGGGCTTTATCTCTATGAATCAAGATCAATTACCCGGTGACAGGCGAGCACCCGCCCCCTGTATTGTTGATACGGGCATTGTCGTCAATAAGCGAGATATGCAGAGTATCCTGGGCGACCTAGGGTGTGTTCGTTATATTTACAGGCAGAACAACGAGCTTCTGAGTCAAGGAGAGGGGTTGGTCCTAGATGTCTTTGCTGATCCCAGCCGGTCTACCGTGGTTGCCAACCATTCGCTTTACCTGAATGTCCTGAGTTTTGATTATCTGGAATTAAAAGTTTCCCCTGAAGCACAAACCTGCCTTGATCTTGTGCAGGA containing:
- the cobS gene encoding adenosylcobinamide-GDP ribazoletransferase, encoding MALNYFVKAIQQTGAAIAFYTSLPIPSAFNLDFQNVARLAPIVGLILGFILSLMDWGLQSLAVPIMTRSALVVVLWIALTGGLHLDGAMDTADGLAVQNPERRLEVMADSAAGAFGVMSAAAILLLKVAALSDLGTPYRWLALLGAAGWSRWGQQVAIAAYPYLKPTGKGAFHKVALPSLWHTGPSLVLLLILTLVPLISPQPLWPFLITLAIGGSTIALLSGAWFNHKLGGHTGDTYGAVVEWTEALLLCLLTLVS
- a CDS encoding glutamyl-tRNA reductase, translating into MYIAVVGLSHKTAPVEVREKLSIPEHQGEPAMTRLKACAHVEEVAILSTCNRMELYVVTNDTELGVREVTQFLADYSKLPLAYLRPYLFVLLHQDAVMHLMRVSAGLDSLVLGEGQILAQVKQAHKLGQQYGGVGRLLNQLLKQAISAGKRVRTETSIGTGAVSISSAAVELAQMKIPHLPTSRVTIVGAGKMSRLLVQHLLAKGAGHISVCNRSMERAEELASQFKEARLQLFPLDEMMPLIASSDLVFTSTAATEPILNRGKLEAECSPHRSLMLIDIAVPRNIHADVNELAHVQAFNVDDLKAVVAQNQESRRAMAMEAEALLEEELEAFDIWWRSLETVSTISSLREKVETIRAQELEKALSRLGSEFGEKHQEIIEALTKGIVNKILHDPMVQLRAQQDIETRRMAMQSLRMLFNLEVESPIG